In the genome of Bradyrhizobium arachidis, one region contains:
- a CDS encoding metallophosphoesterase family protein, which produces MPKPRLPNGIRIYAISDVHGCANLLQQMFTVIDKDLTTIGSMRPIHVFLGDYIDRGPDSYRTIELLIERGRKHESVFLKGNHEEFLLDVLKDPAQFDQWKQFGGLQTLTSYGLKPSLNPSAAEQAELVQELSARIPLHQHRFFQGLRPRFVCGDFFFVHAGVRPGVPLARQQEHDLLWIREEFLRSEAYFGKYIVHGHTPVQEPDIRPNRVNIDTGAYATGNLTLLTIQGHSLLAL; this is translated from the coding sequence ATGCCGAAGCCGAGGTTGCCGAACGGCATCCGCATCTATGCGATCAGCGACGTCCACGGATGCGCCAACCTTCTGCAGCAGATGTTTACCGTCATCGACAAGGATCTCACGACGATCGGCTCGATGCGGCCGATCCATGTCTTTCTCGGCGACTACATCGATCGTGGCCCGGATTCGTACCGCACCATCGAATTGTTGATTGAACGAGGCCGCAAGCATGAGTCGGTGTTTCTCAAGGGCAATCACGAGGAGTTCCTGCTGGATGTCCTGAAAGACCCCGCCCAGTTCGATCAATGGAAGCAGTTCGGCGGCCTGCAGACCTTGACATCCTACGGCCTCAAGCCCTCTCTCAACCCCAGCGCGGCCGAACAAGCCGAACTCGTCCAGGAGCTGTCGGCAAGAATTCCGCTTCATCAGCATCGATTCTTTCAAGGCCTGCGCCCTCGCTTTGTCTGCGGGGATTTCTTCTTCGTTCACGCCGGCGTCAGACCGGGTGTCCCGCTGGCACGTCAGCAGGAGCACGACCTCCTCTGGATCCGAGAGGAATTTCTACGGAGCGAGGCTTATTTCGGCAAATACATCGTCCATGGACACACACCGGTTCAGGAGCCCGATATCCGTCCCAACCGGGTCAACATCGACACCGGCGCCTATGCAACAGGCAATTTGACGTTATTGACTATTCAAGGGCATAGTCTCCTGGCGCTTTGA
- a CDS encoding methyl-accepting chemotaxis protein encodes MRFTVKAKLASAFGVVILLSMIAGAVGYMKLADMVGTTELLVSRSGRMEKAAELKEGILFLVRSEKNSILAASDAEHEQFRADLIKNREAVAKSKDEIYAAASESGKKLMESFNVAFAKLNAYQDETVRLAKTDKPQALDRSMHDGRKVVADAIEAADGYIKNVRKNMAEQAEQAKQDGARAEMILMSLVIASLLIAAAAATWIALNISRALAQAVGLADAVAIGDLSHKIESSSNDEIGDLIKSLNAMTVNLNATAALANQIAQGDLTVEAKPLSDKDTLGLALERMVEKLRQIVSEALTAAQNVSAGSQELSASAEQLSQGATEQASSAEEASSSMEEMASNVKQNADNANQTEKIAAQSAKDAEASGAAVGRAVNAMQTIAEKITIVQEIARQTDLLALNAAVEAARAGEHGKGFAVVASEVRKLAERSQAAAAEIGTLSAETVKVAQEAGSMLSKLVPDIKRTAELVEEITAACREQDVGSAQINQAIQQLDKVGQQNASASEEVSSTSEELASQAEQLQSTIAYFRIDHGAKSQAPAPIDRAVNQLRAKAATMAAAERPAKKPQARPARALKAAGGGGFAFDMNDGEDDRDADFQR; translated from the coding sequence ATGAGATTCACCGTCAAAGCCAAGCTTGCCAGCGCCTTCGGCGTCGTCATCCTGCTGTCCATGATTGCCGGTGCGGTCGGCTACATGAAGCTCGCCGACATGGTCGGCACCACCGAGTTGCTGGTCAGTCGTTCGGGCCGCATGGAAAAGGCCGCCGAGTTGAAGGAAGGCATTCTCTTCCTCGTGCGCTCGGAGAAGAATTCCATCCTCGCAGCGTCCGACGCAGAGCACGAGCAGTTCCGGGCTGACCTGATCAAGAACCGCGAAGCGGTCGCCAAGTCCAAGGACGAGATCTACGCGGCGGCCAGCGAGAGCGGCAAGAAGCTGATGGAGAGCTTCAATGTCGCGTTCGCCAAGCTGAACGCCTATCAGGACGAGACGGTCCGCCTCGCGAAGACCGACAAGCCGCAGGCGCTGGACCGTTCCATGCATGACGGCCGCAAGGTCGTTGCGGACGCGATCGAAGCGGCCGACGGCTACATCAAGAACGTCAGGAAGAACATGGCCGAGCAGGCCGAACAGGCCAAGCAGGACGGCGCCCGCGCCGAGATGATCCTGATGAGCCTGGTGATCGCCTCGCTGCTGATCGCCGCGGCTGCAGCGACCTGGATCGCGCTCAACATCAGCCGCGCACTGGCGCAGGCCGTCGGCCTCGCCGATGCGGTGGCGATCGGCGATCTCAGCCACAAGATCGAGTCGTCCAGCAACGACGAGATCGGCGACCTGATCAAGTCGCTGAATGCGATGACGGTGAACCTGAACGCGACGGCGGCGCTCGCCAACCAGATCGCGCAGGGCGATCTCACGGTCGAGGCCAAGCCGCTGTCGGACAAGGACACGCTCGGCCTCGCGCTCGAGCGCATGGTGGAGAAGCTCCGCCAGATCGTGTCGGAAGCCCTGACCGCGGCGCAGAACGTCTCCGCCGGCAGCCAGGAGCTCTCGGCCAGCGCCGAGCAGCTCTCGCAGGGCGCGACCGAGCAGGCTTCGTCTGCGGAAGAGGCTTCCTCCTCGATGGAGGAGATGGCCTCGAACGTGAAGCAGAACGCCGACAACGCCAACCAGACCGAGAAGATCGCCGCGCAGTCCGCCAAGGACGCCGAAGCCAGCGGCGCCGCGGTGGGTCGCGCCGTCAACGCGATGCAGACCATCGCCGAGAAGATCACGATCGTGCAGGAGATCGCACGTCAGACCGACCTGCTCGCGCTCAACGCCGCGGTCGAAGCCGCGCGCGCCGGCGAGCACGGCAAGGGCTTTGCGGTGGTCGCCTCCGAAGTGCGCAAGCTCGCCGAGCGCAGCCAGGCGGCTGCGGCCGAGATCGGCACGCTCTCGGCCGAGACCGTCAAGGTGGCGCAGGAGGCAGGCTCCATGCTCTCCAAGCTCGTCCCCGACATCAAGCGGACAGCGGAGCTCGTCGAGGAGATCACCGCGGCCTGCCGCGAGCAGGACGTCGGTTCGGCCCAGATCAACCAGGCGATCCAGCAGCTCGACAAGGTCGGCCAGCAGAACGCCAGTGCTTCCGAGGAGGTGTCCTCGACCTCCGAAGAGCTCGCCTCGCAGGCCGAGCAGCTCCAGTCGACGATCGCCTATTTCCGCATCGACCACGGCGCAAAGAGCCAGGCGCCGGCGCCGATCGATCGCGCGGTCAATCAGCTGCGTGCCAAGGCGGCCACGATGGCGGCGGCCGAGCGTCCGGCCAAGAAGCCGCAGGCGAGGCCCGCGCGCGCCCTGAAGGCGGCCGGCGGCGGCGGCTTCGCTTTCGACATGAACGACGGCGAGGACGATCGCGACGCCGATTTCCAGCGCTAG
- a CDS encoding VanZ family protein encodes MFRNPLVAATSVCFALISYATLAKLAGRPVLVGHHEAYWIVVVERFSAYGLLGFLLSFLLPGRFRLACMLVLSVAIGLEVLQALTPDRDPALVDVLQKAAGGTVGVLLAQTILAFLPRSPS; translated from the coding sequence ATGTTTCGGAACCCCCTCGTCGCGGCCACTAGCGTCTGCTTTGCCCTGATAAGTTACGCCACCTTGGCGAAGTTGGCAGGTCGCCCCGTGCTCGTCGGCCATCACGAAGCCTATTGGATCGTCGTCGTCGAGCGGTTCAGCGCTTATGGACTATTGGGCTTTCTCCTGTCCTTTTTGCTGCCTGGACGCTTCCGTCTCGCTTGCATGCTCGTGCTGTCAGTCGCAATCGGGCTCGAGGTTCTGCAAGCTCTAACGCCCGATCGCGATCCGGCCCTGGTGGATGTGCTGCAGAAAGCAGCAGGGGGAACAGTCGGTGTGCTGTTAGCTCAGACCATCCTCGCCTTTTTGCCTAGATCTCCATCCTAG
- a CDS encoding EAL domain-containing protein, with protein MLSGAVTFGLGGHFAATQFIHDQQARHLEELTEVVTRRSEFAVDFAAASLDQLASRGLATCDPAALQAIRLHVYRRSAVKDVRLVNADGSVICSAYSETLEFDKGWVDRGDMLASRDAGLMLFRVEQFGGDALGVLRDIGNNKALVAILGINSSLFDIMPAELRAHGQVLLALTNGAQLGEFMLDADKALPHPVDFEKRSARYPLRTTIRIDRTVLSTWNSQAYWPAIALSLALGALFGLLLSRTRRVEGPVADLDRALARGEFSPYFQPIFDLKTRQIKGCEILVRWLRADGSVVPPMNFIPLAESSGRIQGMTWQLLGRALADLQPHLKADKEFKLSLNVVPKHLLSAGFIETLRSTVGAAKVSTRQIVIEVTERDELDDLVRAAAVVSELRDHGFRVAIDDVGVGHSGLSRLKALGANTIKIDKFFVDTIAVDASTTTIVEMLVALARDLSMSVIAEGIETEEQVRALISCGVEEGQGYLVAAPLPVKEFVELLERRKSAGLDGTTQKAALVA; from the coding sequence GTGCTTTCGGGCGCGGTGACGTTTGGACTAGGCGGCCACTTCGCCGCTACACAGTTCATTCACGATCAGCAGGCGCGCCATCTCGAAGAGCTGACCGAGGTCGTCACGCGCCGCTCAGAGTTCGCGGTCGACTTTGCCGCAGCAAGCCTCGACCAGTTGGCAAGCCGGGGGCTCGCCACCTGCGATCCGGCGGCGCTGCAGGCGATCCGTCTCCACGTCTATCGGCGCTCGGCGGTCAAGGACGTGCGTCTGGTCAACGCCGACGGCTCGGTGATCTGCTCGGCCTATTCGGAGACGCTGGAATTCGACAAGGGCTGGGTCGATCGCGGCGACATGCTGGCCTCGCGGGATGCGGGGCTGATGCTGTTCCGCGTCGAGCAATTCGGCGGCGACGCCCTCGGCGTGCTCAGGGACATCGGCAACAACAAGGCGCTGGTCGCCATCCTCGGCATCAACTCCAGCCTGTTCGATATCATGCCGGCGGAATTGCGCGCGCATGGTCAGGTCCTGCTGGCGCTCACGAATGGCGCGCAGCTTGGCGAATTCATGCTTGATGCCGACAAGGCGCTGCCGCATCCGGTCGATTTCGAGAAGCGCTCGGCACGTTACCCGCTGCGCACGACGATCCGCATCGACAGGACCGTGCTGTCGACATGGAACAGCCAGGCCTATTGGCCGGCCATCGCTCTCTCGCTCGCGCTGGGCGCGCTCTTCGGCCTCCTGCTGTCGCGGACGCGGCGCGTCGAGGGCCCCGTCGCCGATCTCGACCGCGCGTTGGCGCGCGGCGAATTCAGCCCCTATTTTCAGCCAATCTTCGATCTCAAGACCAGGCAGATCAAAGGATGCGAGATCCTGGTGCGTTGGCTGCGCGCGGACGGCTCCGTCGTGCCACCGATGAATTTCATTCCGCTGGCGGAGTCCAGCGGACGGATTCAAGGCATGACGTGGCAGCTTCTCGGCCGTGCCCTGGCCGACCTGCAGCCGCACCTGAAGGCCGACAAGGAATTCAAGCTTTCACTCAATGTCGTGCCCAAGCACCTCTTGAGCGCGGGTTTCATCGAGACACTGCGTAGCACCGTTGGTGCGGCCAAGGTGTCCACACGTCAGATCGTGATCGAGGTGACCGAACGCGACGAACTCGATGATCTCGTACGTGCCGCAGCCGTGGTGAGCGAGTTACGCGACCATGGCTTCCGCGTTGCCATTGACGACGTCGGCGTCGGCCATAGCGGACTATCGCGTTTGAAAGCGCTGGGTGCCAACACCATCAAGATCGACAAGTTCTTCGTCGATACCATCGCGGTGGATGCCTCGACCACGACCATCGTGGAGATGCTGGTCGCGCTCGCGCGCGATCTAAGCATGAGCGTCATCGCGGAGGGGATCGAGACCGAAGAGCAGGTCCGCGCCCTGATCTCCTGCGGCGTCGAAGAGGGCCAAGGCTATCTCGTCGCCGCGCCATTGCCCGTCAAGGAATTCGTCGAGCTTCTTGAGAGACGTAAATCGGCCGGCCTCGACGGCACGACACAAAAAGCCGCGCTTGTTGCCTAA
- a CDS encoding CheR family methyltransferase — MMPAMQDTAVHLSDRHFRTIADLIEGQVGIKLPQGKRLMLEGRLHKRVRALNFSDLNEYVENLFEAEHFDTELTHLIDVVTTNKTDFFREPQHFTFMRDVAVPALLKSHGRRNANLKIWSSASSTGMEAYTTAMVLDDMTRNGSRFQYRILGTDISTAVLRLAKTAIYTRDVLAPVPENFVKRYFLSSRDKLRGEVRVVPELRRMTHFMRMNLMDSSYPVDRDVDIIFCRNVLIYFERETQRKVIEQLCSHLRPGGYLLVGHSESMIHSAVPGLKQVQPTIFKV; from the coding sequence ATGATGCCCGCCATGCAGGATACGGCGGTGCATCTGTCCGACCGCCACTTCCGGACCATCGCCGACTTGATCGAGGGCCAGGTCGGCATCAAGCTGCCGCAGGGCAAGCGGCTGATGCTGGAGGGACGGTTGCACAAGCGCGTACGCGCGCTTAACTTCTCCGACCTCAACGAATATGTCGAGAACCTGTTCGAGGCCGAGCATTTCGACACCGAGCTCACCCATCTCATCGATGTGGTGACGACCAACAAGACCGACTTCTTCCGCGAACCCCAGCACTTCACGTTCATGCGTGACGTGGCGGTTCCGGCCCTGCTCAAATCGCATGGACGCCGGAATGCGAACCTGAAGATCTGGAGCTCGGCGAGCTCCACGGGGATGGAAGCCTACACCACCGCCATGGTGCTGGACGACATGACCCGGAATGGATCGCGCTTCCAGTACCGAATCCTCGGGACAGATATTTCAACGGCGGTGCTGCGCCTTGCCAAGACCGCGATCTATACCCGCGACGTGCTCGCTCCGGTGCCGGAAAACTTCGTGAAGCGATACTTCCTGTCGTCGCGGGACAAGTTGCGCGGCGAGGTGCGGGTGGTGCCAGAGCTGCGGCGCATGACGCATTTCATGCGGATGAATCTCATGGATTCGTCCTATCCGGTCGACCGCGACGTCGACATCATCTTCTGCCGCAACGTCCTGATCTATTTCGAGCGCGAGACGCAGCGCAAGGTGATCGAGCAATTGTGCAGCCATTTGCGGCCCGGCGGCTATCTCCTGGTCGGCCATTCGGAATCGATGATTCACAGTGCAGTGCCGGGTCTGAAGCAAGTCCAGCCAACTATTTTCAAGGTCTGA
- a CDS encoding chemotaxis protein CheW: MAATSQYLTLGLAGETFGISIRNVREILDMRPISRLPHAPNFLLGMIDVRGSGYPIVDLRTKLGLPSVAATEATRIIILDVPMKDRLFGVGFVADCVFEVTDIDEQAIEPIPEVGGKWQSDYAAGIGRKGEKFVVIFDLAKLMAHDEIPEGRDAPRAA, encoded by the coding sequence ATGGCCGCAACCTCGCAATATCTGACGCTCGGGCTCGCCGGCGAGACGTTCGGCATCAGCATCCGCAACGTCCGTGAAATCCTCGACATGCGGCCGATCTCGCGCCTGCCGCATGCGCCGAATTTCCTGCTTGGCATGATCGACGTGCGCGGCAGCGGCTATCCGATCGTCGACCTCCGGACCAAGCTCGGCCTGCCCAGCGTGGCGGCCACCGAGGCGACCCGCATCATCATCCTCGACGTGCCGATGAAGGACCGCCTGTTCGGTGTCGGCTTCGTCGCCGACTGCGTGTTCGAGGTCACCGACATCGACGAGCAGGCGATCGAGCCGATCCCCGAGGTCGGCGGCAAATGGCAGTCCGATTACGCCGCCGGCATCGGCCGCAAGGGCGAGAAGTTCGTCGTCATCTTCGACCTCGCCAAGCTGATGGCGCATGACGAGATCCCGGAAGGGCGCGATGCGCCCCGCGCCGCCTGA
- a CDS encoding protein-glutamate methylesterase/protein-glutamine glutaminase, giving the protein MPREKVRVLIVDDSASVRQILQTILSEDPDIEVMGTASDPFAAARRLQNEIPDVIILDIEMPKMDGMTFLRKIMAQRPIPVIICSSLTEEGSNVMFEAFEAGAVDIVPKPKIDTRQALLECSTRLREAVKSAARARVRPRSERRVIEKKLTADAIIPPPVQGKVRPTTERIVCIGASTGGTEALNDVLEMLPPHCPPIVIVQHMPPGFTAAFARRLDSVCQIRVKEAEDGEPVLPGCAYIAPGARHMLLQRIGLRYQIAIKDGPPVSRHRPSVDVLFRSAAQHAGANALGVIMTGMGDDGARGMLEMRKLGASTRAQDEESCVVFGMPKEAIAHGGVEKVVALHHIPREIMLWYQAGHVAAAG; this is encoded by the coding sequence ATGCCGAGGGAGAAAGTTCGCGTACTGATCGTGGACGATTCGGCGTCGGTGCGCCAAATCCTGCAGACGATCCTTTCGGAAGACCCTGATATCGAGGTGATGGGGACCGCGTCCGACCCGTTCGCGGCGGCGCGCCGCCTCCAGAACGAGATTCCCGATGTCATCATCCTCGACATCGAGATGCCCAAGATGGACGGCATGACCTTCCTGCGCAAGATCATGGCACAGCGTCCGATCCCGGTGATCATCTGCTCCTCGCTCACCGAAGAGGGCTCGAACGTGATGTTCGAGGCGTTCGAGGCCGGCGCAGTCGACATCGTGCCGAAGCCGAAGATCGACACGCGCCAGGCGCTGCTCGAATGCTCGACGCGGTTGCGCGAGGCCGTAAAGTCGGCGGCGCGCGCGCGGGTGCGTCCGCGCTCCGAGCGCAGGGTGATCGAGAAGAAGCTGACGGCTGATGCGATCATTCCGCCGCCGGTGCAGGGCAAGGTCCGGCCGACGACGGAACGCATCGTGTGCATCGGCGCATCGACCGGCGGGACCGAGGCCCTCAACGACGTCCTCGAGATGCTGCCGCCGCATTGTCCGCCCATCGTCATCGTCCAGCACATGCCGCCGGGCTTTACCGCAGCCTTTGCCAGGCGTCTCGACAGCGTCTGCCAGATCCGCGTCAAGGAGGCCGAGGACGGCGAGCCGGTGCTGCCGGGCTGCGCCTATATCGCGCCCGGTGCCCGTCACATGCTGCTTCAGCGCATCGGCTTGCGCTACCAGATCGCGATCAAGGACGGCCCGCCGGTGTCGCGGCATCGTCCCTCCGTTGACGTGCTGTTCCGCTCGGCGGCCCAGCACGCGGGCGCCAATGCGCTCGGCGTGATCATGACCGGCATGGGCGACGACGGCGCCCGCGGCATGCTGGAGATGCGCAAGCTCGGTGCTTCGACGCGCGCTCAGGACGAAGAGAGCTGCGTGGTGTTCGGCATGCCCAAGGAAGCCATTGCCCATGGCGGCGTCGAGAAGGTGGTCGCGCTGCACCACATCCCGCGCGAGATCATGCTCTGGTACCAGGCCGGGCATGTCGCGGCGGCAGGTTGA
- a CDS encoding chemotaxis protein: protein MSAIPANTLTEATAAIEDVSSRIEDVFARVGHDLGRGHLMFKELNQGLATLSEELSGAEIEGAATALQEIAARLSELAEALPAESALLETIGKSTAEASSLLKPLFKHIQMITIIARSARIEAASLDGDREGFLAFTQEAYDLGKAVQGSIEGCAKDQQRLSDAVATASGRQKEFESRYARQLVAESAELGAAYSGMREQRRNGRQLADLASASTRKIAEAVGGAIISLQAGDSTRQRLEHVCHGLGLASGSSTSLVPEAVVSEDGARAICQLQAALLRDAQREFGGDIGQIVRALSAILHDAGSVVGHGRTLFGGEEGGSSSFLARIKQTLAHASTLIGTCESAGRAVDEALAIVEDTLAKFRQAIAGLAEATVDITLIGMNAGLKASHLGSRGSAFVVIANELKATADQVSAGAGRLRPVLDSIERSAQELKQLRVQGDPTQLAKLEPQILQALREVEAGNERLGKLMSRLVDEGAEFEGLMNSAQGLMTSLGESSSALPAVAARLETASAGAQRPQPQAQDQTMLDDLFARYTMERERDVHRDFLQTLGLASIATTRRVEAVETADDGIELF, encoded by the coding sequence ATGTCCGCCATTCCGGCCAACACACTGACTGAGGCGACCGCCGCGATCGAGGATGTCTCGTCGCGGATCGAGGATGTCTTCGCGCGCGTCGGTCATGATCTCGGCCGCGGCCACCTCATGTTCAAGGAGCTGAACCAGGGCCTTGCGACGCTCTCGGAGGAGCTCTCCGGCGCCGAGATCGAGGGCGCCGCCACCGCCCTGCAGGAGATCGCCGCGCGGCTCAGCGAACTCGCAGAGGCGCTGCCGGCGGAAAGCGCGCTCCTGGAGACGATCGGCAAGAGCACGGCGGAGGCGTCGTCGTTGCTCAAGCCGCTGTTCAAGCACATTCAGATGATCACCATCATCGCGCGCAGCGCGCGGATCGAGGCGGCCTCGCTCGACGGCGATCGCGAAGGCTTTCTCGCCTTCACGCAGGAGGCCTACGATCTCGGCAAGGCTGTGCAGGGCTCGATCGAAGGCTGCGCGAAGGACCAGCAGCGCCTGTCGGATGCCGTCGCCACGGCGTCCGGCCGGCAGAAGGAATTCGAGAGCCGCTACGCCAGGCAGCTGGTGGCCGAGAGCGCCGAGCTCGGTGCGGCCTATTCCGGAATGCGCGAGCAGCGCCGCAACGGCAGACAGCTCGCCGACCTCGCGAGCGCCAGCACCAGGAAGATCGCCGAGGCGGTCGGCGGCGCGATCATTTCGCTTCAGGCCGGCGACAGCACGCGCCAGCGCCTCGAGCATGTCTGTCACGGCCTTGGCCTTGCGTCGGGATCGTCCACGAGCCTCGTTCCCGAAGCGGTCGTAAGCGAGGACGGCGCGCGCGCGATCTGCCAGTTGCAGGCGGCCCTGCTCAGGGATGCTCAGCGCGAATTCGGCGGCGACATCGGCCAGATCGTGCGCGCGCTGTCCGCCATCCTGCACGACGCGGGCAGTGTCGTCGGCCACGGCCGCACGCTGTTCGGCGGCGAGGAGGGCGGCTCGTCGTCGTTCCTGGCGCGCATCAAGCAGACCCTGGCGCATGCCTCGACCCTGATCGGCACCTGCGAAAGCGCCGGCCGCGCGGTCGACGAGGCGCTCGCCATCGTCGAGGACACGCTGGCAAAATTTCGCCAGGCGATCGCCGGGCTCGCCGAGGCGACCGTCGACATCACCCTGATCGGCATGAATGCCGGGCTCAAGGCCAGCCATCTCGGCAGCCGCGGCAGCGCCTTCGTCGTGATCGCGAACGAGCTCAAGGCGACCGCCGATCAGGTCTCGGCGGGCGCGGGGCGCCTGCGGCCGGTGCTCGACAGTATCGAACGCTCCGCGCAGGAGCTGAAACAGCTCCGCGTGCAGGGCGATCCCACCCAGCTTGCCAAGCTCGAGCCGCAGATCCTCCAGGCGCTGCGCGAGGTCGAGGCCGGCAACGAACGGCTCGGCAAGCTGATGAGCCGGCTCGTCGATGAAGGCGCCGAATTCGAGGGGCTGATGAATTCGGCGCAGGGCCTGATGACCTCGCTGGGCGAGAGCTCCTCGGCATTGCCTGCGGTTGCCGCGCGGCTCGAGACTGCGAGTGCGGGCGCACAGCGGCCACAACCGCAAGCTCAGGATCAGACGATGCTCGACGATCTCTTCGCGCGCTACACGATGGAGCGCGAGCGGGACGTCCACCGCGACTTCCTGCAAACGCTCGGGCTGGCGTCGATCGCCACCACGCGCAGGGTCGAGGCGGTCGAGACAGCGGATGACGGCATAGAATTGTTCTGA
- a CDS encoding CHRD domain-containing protein: MRTAAYRACVTLVGTALLGAATIATAASARAEVVKLQADLKGGNEVPPNNSPGTGKAEATYDTETKTLTYTVTYAGLTGPAMGAHFHGPGEAGKNAGIALPFKTVQSPIQGSATLTDTQAADLLAGKWYANIHTAANPGGELRGQMMK; the protein is encoded by the coding sequence ATGAGGACGGCCGCTTATCGGGCGTGCGTGACGCTGGTGGGAACAGCTTTGTTGGGCGCGGCGACGATTGCGACAGCAGCGTCGGCGAGGGCGGAGGTCGTGAAACTTCAGGCCGACCTCAAAGGCGGCAATGAGGTGCCTCCGAACAATTCGCCCGGGACGGGCAAGGCGGAAGCGACCTACGACACCGAGACGAAAACCCTGACCTACACTGTCACCTATGCCGGCCTGACGGGCCCGGCGATGGGGGCCCATTTCCATGGTCCCGGCGAGGCCGGCAAGAACGCCGGCATCGCCCTGCCGTTCAAGACGGTGCAGAGCCCGATCCAGGGCAGCGCCACGCTGACCGACACGCAGGCCGCGGATCTCCTGGCTGGCAAGTGGTATGCGAACATCCATACCGCCGCGAATCCGGGTGGCGAGTTGCGCGGGCAGATGATGAAGTAG